From a region of the Sporosarcina ureilytica genome:
- a CDS encoding ABC transporter permease produces the protein MMVVAFTKRNILLYFRDKTSVFFSMLAVIILIGLYVFFLGDVTSKGLPDFPSKKSLLHSWFLAGVLAITSMTTTLGAFGILVEDRANKRYMDFYASPISRAKLVGGYIISALFVGFVMCLSTLIVAYVFFNLKGESQIALSHLPYLIGVILLSVLSSSAIVLFIVSFFKTSNAFAAASTVLGTLLGFLAGIYIPIGTLPDYLQTIVKLFPVSHSASLFRQILMESAMLDAFAQAPIDMKESFQLGMGVHYRVDGVLIQSRWSVYYLIGTTIVFSCLSLILMRKKV, from the coding sequence ATGATGGTGGTAGCATTTACAAAGCGTAATATTTTATTATATTTTAGAGATAAGACGTCTGTTTTCTTTTCGATGCTTGCCGTTATCATACTCATTGGGTTGTACGTCTTTTTTTTAGGTGATGTGACATCTAAGGGACTGCCTGATTTCCCTTCAAAAAAATCATTATTGCATTCGTGGTTTCTTGCAGGTGTTTTAGCCATTACTTCGATGACTACGACGTTAGGTGCTTTCGGTATTTTAGTTGAAGATCGAGCAAATAAACGATATATGGATTTTTATGCTTCGCCAATTTCAAGAGCTAAGCTAGTTGGTGGCTATATTATAAGCGCTTTATTTGTTGGTTTTGTCATGTGTTTATCGACATTAATTGTAGCGTATGTCTTTTTTAATTTAAAAGGTGAATCCCAAATCGCACTGTCGCACTTGCCCTACTTAATTGGCGTTATATTATTATCGGTTCTGTCAAGTAGTGCCATCGTACTTTTTATCGTCTCTTTTTTTAAAACATCCAATGCTTTTGCAGCGGCAAGTACAGTGCTCGGAACACTTCTAGGTTTTTTAGCAGGTATTTACATTCCGATAGGTACGTTGCCAGATTATTTACAAACGATCGTGAAATTATTTCCTGTTTCACATTCAGCATCCCTATTCCGCCAAATTTTGATGGAGTCTGCTATGCTTGATGCTTTCGCACAAGCCCCCATTGACATGAAAGAATCTTTTCAATTAGGTATGGGCGTTCATTATCGGGTGGACGGTGTACTAATCCAAAGCCGATGGAGCGTGTATTATTTAATTGGCACGACGATTGTGTTTTCTTGTCTTTCATTAATCCTCATGCGCAAAAAAGTGTAG
- a CDS encoding ABC transporter ATP-binding protein, producing the protein MTKIIEVNGLTKSFGNVQAVKNISFHVEEGTLFSFLGTNGAGKSTTISILLTLLKHDKGEVKVKGFTVGKEDARIRQEIGVVFQESLLDPLLTVKENLEIRGALYSMSKKELKEAIQRVTTLTRLQSFLDRPYGKLSGGERRRTDIARALLHTPSILILDEPTTGLDAESRSSLWNTVLQLQKETKMTVFLTTHYIEEAANSDYVVVMNQSEIIVKGTPEQLKNNYSTDSLFITPIDSVNFKEILDQNSTQFIEEKTLFIIPLNDTLCAIPLLIKYKEHIASFEVKKSSLDDVFLKITKEKGE; encoded by the coding sequence ATGACAAAAATTATTGAAGTAAATGGCTTAACAAAATCCTTTGGGAACGTGCAAGCTGTTAAAAATATTAGCTTTCACGTTGAAGAAGGTACGCTATTTTCATTTTTAGGAACGAATGGAGCCGGGAAATCAACGACAATTTCTATTTTATTAACCTTGTTAAAGCATGATAAAGGCGAGGTAAAGGTGAAAGGATTTACGGTCGGCAAAGAGGACGCACGGATACGCCAAGAAATTGGGGTCGTCTTTCAAGAAAGCTTACTAGACCCATTGTTAACCGTCAAAGAAAACTTGGAAATTCGTGGCGCATTATATAGCATGTCAAAAAAGGAATTGAAAGAAGCGATTCAAAGAGTGACAACTTTAACTAGGCTACAATCATTTCTTGACAGACCATATGGTAAATTATCTGGAGGTGAACGTCGACGTACTGATATTGCACGTGCACTCCTGCACACGCCTTCTATTTTAATTTTGGATGAACCAACGACGGGACTAGATGCAGAAAGCAGGAGCAGTTTATGGAATACTGTTTTACAACTTCAAAAAGAAACGAAAATGACCGTTTTTCTAACGACACATTATATTGAGGAGGCAGCCAATTCCGATTATGTCGTTGTAATGAATCAAAGTGAAATTATCGTAAAGGGTACACCCGAACAATTAAAAAATAACTATTCGACAGATTCACTTTTTATTACACCGATTGATTCAGTGAATTTTAAAGAGATTCTTGACCAGAATAGCACTCAATTTATAGAAGAAAAGACTCTTTTTATCATTCCATTAAATGATACATTGTGTGCTATACCTTTATTAATAAAATATAAAGAACACATTGCTTCATTTGAAGTGAAAAAGTCTAGCTTAGACGATGTTTTTCTAAAGATAACTAAGGAAAAAGGTGAATGA
- a CDS encoding ABC-F family ATP-binding cassette domain-containing protein, whose translation MSQLIVEKLSHTIGAKTLFKEIDFTITSGEKVGLIGINGTGKSTLLSILAGLDDADSITMDHPNDYRIVYLPQEPEVDPKLTVLETVFKSDAPLIQMNLAYEYAVQALTEDPANEEIQKQFEIVQNEMDTNGGWDLNSQARTILTRLGITTFDKKMGELSGGQQKRVALAKVLIEPSDLLLLDEPTNHLDVESITWLQDYLMNEQAAVIFVTHDRYFLDAVSTHIYELADQQLYTHTGNYGDFIESKALREEMQAATESKLQNRFRAELKWIKRGARARSTKQKARIGRFEELKEQVKKDNVNEEMDANLKTTRLGRKVIEATNLSKSFGDKKVIDKFSCLLQSGDRIAIVGPNGVGKTTLLNLFSGEITPDAGELEKGSTVKIAHFHQHIPKMDDHKRMIEYIRETSNDIEDASGQRISASQMLERFLFPSRVHGTLIEKLSGGERKRLYLLKLLMEQPNVLLLDEPTNDLDIDTLSILEDFIETFPGVVLTISHDRFFLDRTSSKLWVLDGTGKVDIQDGVYTDYLETLYQAEETPEKQPEVEPKKVEKTVSKKRMSYMERKEWDTIEQEIETIEMKIEEIETEMESAGSDYDKLRELTIQLEEKTAEYERLFERWSYLQELQENM comes from the coding sequence ATGAGTCAATTGATCGTTGAAAAATTGTCCCATACCATCGGGGCGAAAACATTATTTAAAGAAATTGATTTTACGATAACAAGCGGAGAGAAAGTAGGGCTAATTGGTATCAATGGTACAGGTAAATCTACCTTACTGTCGATACTAGCGGGACTTGATGATGCAGATTCAATCACGATGGACCACCCGAATGATTACCGCATCGTTTATTTGCCGCAAGAGCCTGAAGTTGACCCTAAACTAACTGTGTTAGAGACGGTGTTTAAAAGCGATGCTCCTTTAATTCAGATGAACTTAGCTTATGAATATGCGGTACAAGCACTAACGGAAGACCCGGCTAATGAAGAAATCCAAAAGCAATTTGAAATCGTTCAAAATGAAATGGATACAAACGGAGGATGGGACTTAAACTCACAAGCGAGAACCATTTTAACGCGTCTTGGGATTACGACATTCGATAAAAAAATGGGTGAGTTATCAGGCGGACAACAAAAAAGAGTAGCACTTGCAAAAGTACTGATTGAACCATCTGATTTATTATTGTTAGATGAACCGACAAACCATTTAGACGTTGAATCTATCACTTGGCTCCAAGATTACTTAATGAACGAACAAGCGGCGGTTATTTTTGTTACGCATGACCGTTACTTTTTGGATGCTGTTTCTACGCATATTTATGAATTGGCGGACCAACAATTATATACCCATACCGGCAACTATGGTGATTTTATTGAATCAAAAGCATTGCGTGAAGAAATGCAAGCAGCGACAGAGAGTAAGTTACAAAATCGTTTCCGTGCCGAATTAAAATGGATAAAGCGCGGCGCACGGGCAAGATCGACGAAACAAAAAGCAAGAATTGGACGATTCGAAGAACTAAAAGAACAAGTGAAAAAAGACAATGTCAATGAAGAAATGGATGCGAACTTGAAGACGACAAGACTTGGCAGAAAAGTGATTGAAGCAACAAATCTCTCTAAGTCATTTGGCGATAAAAAAGTCATCGATAAATTTTCATGTTTACTCCAATCAGGAGACCGTATTGCTATTGTTGGACCAAATGGAGTAGGTAAGACGACATTGCTCAATTTGTTTTCCGGAGAAATTACTCCAGATGCCGGAGAATTGGAAAAAGGGTCAACGGTAAAAATCGCTCATTTTCATCAGCATATTCCCAAAATGGATGACCATAAAAGGATGATAGAATATATTCGTGAAACGTCAAACGATATTGAAGATGCTAGTGGGCAACGCATTTCGGCTTCACAAATGCTGGAGAGATTTTTATTCCCTTCTCGTGTTCACGGCACACTCATTGAAAAATTATCCGGCGGCGAAAGAAAACGATTGTATTTATTGAAGTTGTTAATGGAACAGCCAAATGTTCTTTTATTAGATGAGCCAACAAATGATTTAGACATAGACACATTGTCTATTTTGGAAGATTTTATTGAAACATTTCCAGGCGTCGTGCTAACGATTTCTCATGATCGATTCTTTTTAGACCGAACATCTTCTAAACTTTGGGTGTTAGATGGAACAGGGAAAGTTGACATACAAGATGGGGTTTATACAGATTACTTAGAAACGCTATATCAAGCTGAAGAAACGCCAGAAAAGCAACCGGAAGTTGAACCTAAAAAAGTTGAGAAAACAGTCTCAAAGAAAAGAATGTCCTATATGGAAAGGAAAGAGTGGGACACCATTGAACAAGAAATTGAGACCATTGAAATGAAAATCGAAGAAATTGAAACAGAAATGGAGTCAGCAGGCTCAGATTACGATAAACTAAGAGAACTGACCATTCAATTAGAAGAGAAAACAGCAGAGTATGAAAGATTATTTGAACGTTGGTCTTATTTGCAAGAATTACAGGAAAATATGTAG
- a CDS encoding NifU N-terminal domain-containing protein — protein MKITSIERTPNPNSMRIVFDTELPAGTSYNYKKSDADNAIEPAASLLKVNGVEGIYHVMNFMAVERSGDVDWDVIIPEIEKAIDNQ, from the coding sequence ATGAAAATTACATCAATTGAACGAACGCCAAATCCAAACTCAATGAGGATTGTTTTTGATACTGAGCTACCGGCAGGGACTAGTTATAATTATAAAAAAAGTGATGCAGACAATGCAATTGAACCAGCCGCATCTTTGTTAAAAGTTAATGGTGTTGAAGGAATTTATCACGTGATGAACTTTATGGCCGTGGAAAGAAGCGGAGACGTTGACTGGGATGTCATCATTCCTGAAATAGAAAAAGCCATCGACAATCAATAA
- a CDS encoding virulence factor — MKIITIEPTPSPNSMKIVLNTELPAGTSHNYKKSDAETAPHPMSELLQVNGIRGIYHVMNFMAVERAGNVPWEAILADIQNIINDDEKVEHSATEEQVDDKYGEVYVHVQTYKDIPLQVKVFDSASEARFGLSDRFVKAMEVVHSSEVENYILLRKWADYGIRYGEKEEIGEIVVQEIEAAYPDERLQEIINQSNEGNDEHVVRGRKVTLDEFQVDEWEKRFQLLDQMPDPDMSDAPLLDAALNDEKMSIRRLATVYLGMIEDKAVVPYIEKALKDKSWAVRRTAGDCMSDLGFEEFEEAAIELLQDRNKLVRWRAAMFLFETGTENALPALKDAENDPEFEVKLQIRMAIARISEGEEAQGSIWRQMTELRTGAKE, encoded by the coding sequence TTGAAAATCATTACGATTGAACCAACGCCGAGTCCAAACTCGATGAAAATTGTTTTAAATACAGAATTACCAGCTGGCACGAGTCATAATTATAAAAAAAGTGATGCAGAAACTGCGCCACATCCGATGTCTGAGTTGCTCCAAGTAAATGGCATCCGTGGAATTTATCATGTCATGAACTTTATGGCGGTAGAACGAGCTGGAAATGTTCCTTGGGAAGCAATTTTAGCTGACATACAAAACATCATAAATGACGATGAAAAAGTAGAACATTCAGCGACTGAAGAACAAGTGGATGACAAATACGGGGAAGTTTATGTTCATGTCCAAACGTATAAGGATATCCCACTGCAAGTAAAAGTATTTGATAGCGCATCAGAAGCGCGTTTTGGGTTAAGTGACCGTTTTGTAAAAGCAATGGAAGTTGTCCATAGTTCAGAAGTAGAGAACTATATTTTACTTCGAAAGTGGGCGGATTATGGCATTCGCTATGGTGAAAAAGAGGAGATTGGAGAAATCGTTGTCCAAGAAATCGAAGCTGCTTATCCTGATGAACGATTGCAAGAAATTATCAATCAGTCAAATGAAGGAAACGATGAACACGTTGTGCGCGGCCGAAAAGTAACTTTAGACGAATTTCAAGTGGATGAATGGGAAAAGCGTTTCCAATTACTTGATCAAATGCCTGACCCTGACATGTCAGATGCACCGCTCTTGGATGCAGCTCTAAATGATGAGAAAATGTCTATTCGTAGACTAGCAACTGTTTATCTCGGTATGATTGAAGATAAAGCAGTTGTTCCGTATATCGAAAAGGCTTTAAAAGATAAAAGTTGGGCGGTAAGACGAACAGCAGGAGATTGCATGAGTGACCTTGGTTTTGAAGAGTTTGAGGAAGCAGCAATTGAGCTACTTCAAGATCGCAATAAACTCGTACGTTGGCGTGCAGCGATGTTTTTATTTGAAACAGGTACTGAGAACGCATTACCTGCATTAAAAGATGCTGAAAATGATCCAGAATTCGAAGTTAAACTTCAAATTCGCATGGCCATTGCGAGAATTTCTGAAGGAGAAGAAGCACAAGGTTCTATCTGGAGACAGATGACTGAACTGCGTACGGGTGCAAAAGAATAA
- a CDS encoding BrxA/BrxB family bacilliredoxin: MNAYEEFMQSVYKPMREHLVFAGFTELVTEEDVQGKMDSIEGTALIVINSVCGCAAGQARPAVIEALQEVEHQPTHLFTVFAGQDKEATAKMREYFPEVPPSSPSIALWKDGELAYFMPREEIEINQMETIKEHLLGVLKQFITA, translated from the coding sequence ATGAACGCATACGAAGAATTTATGCAAAGTGTTTACAAACCGATGCGTGAACATTTAGTTTTTGCCGGTTTTACGGAATTAGTGACAGAGGAAGACGTACAAGGAAAGATGGATTCAATAGAAGGTACAGCTCTTATTGTCATCAATTCAGTTTGTGGATGTGCAGCGGGGCAAGCGCGTCCAGCTGTCATTGAAGCATTACAGGAGGTTGAACATCAACCAACGCATCTCTTTACTGTATTTGCGGGTCAAGATAAAGAAGCAACTGCAAAAATGCGTGAATACTTCCCGGAAGTGCCGCCAAGTTCACCATCCATTGCACTTTGGAAAGATGGCGAATTAGCCTATTTTATGCCTAGAGAAGAAATTGAAATCAATCAGATGGAAACGATTAAAGAGCACCTACTAGGAGTGTTGAAACAATTCATAACGGCGTAG
- a CDS encoding class I SAM-dependent methyltransferase — protein sequence MEKPFFFHPNSAAYRMKRLLKGDMDPLIGVSELKEGDSFLDCTLGLASDSIIASFTVGEKGRILGLEGDKDVAFIVEKGLKAFPTSLEEMQHAMQRIEVKQIDAISFLEYEQDCSWDIVYIDPMFSAPIDESSNFTPLRQVGLLGQLSEKWIEEAYRVCKRRVIIKDHFNSLVFEQFKFRQIVRPNTKFHFGYLSKE from the coding sequence ATGGAAAAGCCTTTTTTCTTTCATCCCAATTCTGCCGCATACCGCATGAAAAGATTATTAAAAGGTGACATGGACCCGCTTATTGGCGTTTCGGAATTGAAAGAAGGAGATTCATTTCTCGATTGTACGCTTGGACTTGCATCGGATAGTATAATTGCTAGTTTTACGGTAGGAGAGAAAGGTCGAATTCTAGGGCTAGAAGGAGACAAAGACGTTGCGTTTATCGTGGAAAAAGGGCTTAAAGCATTTCCGACTTCATTAGAAGAAATGCAGCATGCAATGCAACGAATTGAAGTAAAACAAATAGACGCCATTTCCTTTTTAGAGTATGAACAGGATTGTAGTTGGGACATCGTGTATATCGACCCGATGTTTAGTGCCCCGATAGATGAATCTTCTAATTTCACACCATTGCGACAAGTAGGTTTACTAGGTCAATTAAGTGAAAAGTGGATTGAAGAAGCTTACCGTGTCTGCAAACGACGTGTCATTATTAAGGATCATTTTAATTCTTTAGTTTTTGAGCAGTTTAAATTCCGACAGATTGTAAGACCGAACACGAAGTTTCATTTTGGTTACTTGTCGAAGGAATAA
- a CDS encoding YpjP family protein, producing MRWLQKFLIVTVAFLTLGIITPTHDIWNGLQDKGNTRQVGPTVQSDEAYFEFTESTIVKETPSIEDVFIETARELSYEKFGSKIGPVIGDEFDEVIFPKIDEVIRMTLNDAIEPQIGQLAISEKPAGNYSEKIFNVYDKDEGKDLILFHVRTDKRPQDGYFFNFHYHLADDDFTKHYSLGDIYWSKNTPPKWLS from the coding sequence ATGAGGTGGCTTCAAAAGTTTTTAATTGTAACCGTTGCATTTTTAACACTTGGAATTATTACGCCGACCCACGACATTTGGAATGGCCTCCAAGATAAAGGGAATACCAGGCAAGTAGGTCCAACTGTACAGTCGGATGAAGCGTACTTCGAGTTTACCGAATCAACGATAGTAAAAGAGACGCCTTCCATAGAAGACGTATTTATCGAAACAGCTCGTGAGTTATCTTACGAAAAGTTCGGTTCGAAAATCGGCCCGGTCATTGGTGATGAGTTCGATGAAGTGATTTTCCCGAAAATTGACGAAGTCATCCGCATGACGTTAAATGATGCTATCGAACCACAAATAGGACAACTAGCGATTAGCGAAAAACCTGCCGGTAATTATTCGGAAAAGATTTTTAATGTGTACGATAAGGATGAAGGAAAAGATTTGATTCTCTTTCACGTCAGAACGGATAAACGACCGCAAGACGGCTACTTTTTTAATTTCCATTACCACTTAGCGGATGATGATTTTACGAAACATTATTCATTAGGTGATATCTATTGGTCGAAAAATACACCTCCTAAATGGTTATCCTAA
- a CDS encoding thymidylate synthase, producing MKQYLELCKYVLDNGVQKGDRTGTGTYSTFGYQMRFDLQEGFPLLTTKKTAFRLITSELLWFLKGDTNVRTLIQERNPIWDEWAFEQWVNSEEYTGPDMTDFGLRATKDDEFAEVYKQEMDAFKQRVLEDEAFANKYADLGPVYGKQWRSWATENGTIDQIKNVIDSIKNNPDSRRHIVTAWNPSEVDDMALPPCHALFQFYVADGKLSCQLYQRSADIFLGVPFNIASYALLIHLIALECNLEVGEFIHTLGDAHIYSNHVEQVKEQLQREPKTLPTLRVNIEGKSIFDLETKDISVEGYDPHPRIKAPIAV from the coding sequence ATGAAACAGTATTTAGAACTTTGTAAGTATGTACTTGATAACGGAGTACAAAAAGGAGATCGTACCGGAACGGGTACGTATAGCACATTCGGCTATCAAATGCGTTTCGATTTACAAGAAGGATTTCCTTTATTAACGACGAAAAAGACAGCTTTTCGTTTAATTACATCAGAATTATTATGGTTTTTAAAAGGAGACACGAATGTTAGAACATTGATTCAAGAACGCAACCCCATTTGGGATGAGTGGGCGTTCGAACAATGGGTAAACAGTGAAGAGTACACAGGACCAGATATGACGGATTTTGGACTGCGCGCAACAAAAGATGATGAGTTTGCAGAAGTTTATAAACAAGAAATGGATGCATTTAAACAGCGTGTGCTTGAAGATGAAGCATTTGCAAATAAATATGCAGATCTTGGCCCAGTTTACGGAAAGCAATGGCGTTCATGGGCGACAGAAAATGGTACAATCGACCAAATTAAAAATGTGATTGATAGTATTAAAAACAACCCGGATTCACGCCGCCATATTGTGACAGCATGGAACCCATCAGAAGTTGATGATATGGCATTACCGCCGTGTCATGCATTATTCCAATTTTACGTAGCAGATGGAAAGCTATCCTGCCAACTGTATCAGCGAAGTGCTGACATTTTCTTAGGCGTACCGTTTAACATCGCATCATATGCGCTATTAATTCATTTAATTGCATTGGAGTGCAATTTGGAAGTTGGTGAATTTATCCATACGTTAGGGGATGCGCATATTTATTCAAATCATGTAGAGCAAGTGAAAGAACAATTACAGCGCGAACCGAAAACTTTACCAACGTTACGAGTGAATATTGAGGGGAAATCAATTTTTGACTTAGAAACCAAAGATATTTCTGTCGAAGGTTACGATCCGCACCCTAGAATTAAAGCGCCGATTGCTGTTTAA
- a CDS encoding dihydrofolate reductase produces the protein MISLMVAHDPNRVIGINNDLPWHIPEDLKYFKEKTMGKAMVMGRKTYESIGRPLPGRLSIVVTRNKSYSAEGVVVAHELDEAIQKAKEYADEVMIIGGAEIFKLMMDIADRLYITEVHEHFKGDTFFPEYTDGWRLTDKSEVMTSKNGTTFSYLIYDKEK, from the coding sequence ATGATTTCATTAATGGTTGCACATGACCCTAATCGAGTGATAGGGATAAATAATGATTTACCGTGGCATATTCCAGAAGACTTGAAGTACTTTAAAGAAAAAACGATGGGAAAAGCGATGGTAATGGGGAGAAAAACGTATGAGTCGATTGGACGTCCTTTACCAGGTAGGCTAAGCATTGTTGTTACGCGAAATAAGTCTTATTCGGCTGAAGGCGTTGTCGTTGCGCACGAATTAGATGAAGCCATTCAAAAAGCGAAAGAATATGCGGATGAAGTAATGATCATTGGCGGTGCTGAAATATTTAAGCTTATGATGGACATTGCGGACAGATTATATATTACAGAGGTACATGAACACTTTAAAGGGGATACATTTTTTCCGGAGTATACCGATGGTTGGAGACTAACAGACAAGTCGGAAGTGATGACTTCAAAAAATGGGACAACCTTTTCATATTTAATTTATGATAAAGAAAAATAA
- the trhA gene encoding PAQR family membrane homeostasis protein TrhA, with translation MNTAFDYKTEREELWNAITHGFGFILTIPAFFLLVLKGIEAGTALEIVSYTVFGVSMLLLFLMSTLLHSMPVKFKKMFSILDHSAIYILIAGTYTPFLLISIQGALGWSLFGVIWGLAVLGIVFKVFFIHRYEFVSLVFYIIMGWLILIAIKPLIHSITIPGFLLLLSGGLFYTIGSIFYAWRRIPYNHAIWHFFVIAGGACMYFSVLLYT, from the coding sequence ATGAATACTGCGTTTGATTATAAAACTGAAAGAGAAGAACTATGGAATGCAATTACACACGGGTTTGGATTTATTTTAACAATACCCGCATTCTTTCTGTTAGTACTGAAAGGGATTGAGGCAGGAACTGCTCTCGAGATTGTCAGTTATACAGTGTTTGGTGTGTCAATGCTTCTGCTCTTTCTAATGAGTACACTCCTCCATAGTATGCCTGTGAAATTCAAAAAAATGTTTTCAATTCTCGATCATTCCGCAATTTATATATTGATTGCCGGAACGTATACACCATTTCTACTAATTTCCATCCAAGGTGCCCTCGGTTGGTCATTATTTGGTGTCATTTGGGGACTTGCCGTCCTCGGAATTGTATTCAAAGTGTTTTTTATTCACCGCTATGAATTTGTTTCACTTGTTTTTTATATCATCATGGGATGGCTTATTTTAATCGCCATAAAACCACTTATCCATAGTATTACGATTCCAGGATTTCTATTGTTGCTTAGTGGCGGTTTATTTTACACAATTGGTTCAATCTTTTATGCATGGAGAAGAATCCCTTACAACCATGCAATATGGCATTTCTTCGTTATCGCAGGAGGCGCTTGTATGTACTTTAGCGTCTTGTTATATACTTAA
- a CDS encoding DegV family protein has protein sequence MKSIYIVTDSTADLNEQEIEKYGIHVVPLTIQIDNETFIDGVDVRPDEFLNLMANAEELPKSSQPAAGVFKELYDELGKDGSEIISIHMTGGMSGTVKSAETAANMSDASVTVIDSMYISHALSFQVIEAAKMAQEGHSVDEIVNRLQVIRKQTALYVVVDKLDNLVKGGRIGKGRAMIGSLLNIKPIATLQDGVYTPVAQVRSHRQVVKHLFKAFTEQTTGKIIRKVGISHANGLAMAEPLKKMIEETGIKDVALTFTTPIISTHTGEGAIGFMFYTEIE, from the coding sequence TTGAAATCTATTTATATTGTGACGGACTCAACAGCTGATTTGAATGAACAAGAGATTGAAAAATATGGTATCCATGTCGTGCCATTAACAATTCAAATTGACAATGAAACGTTTATTGATGGTGTTGACGTCAGACCAGATGAGTTTTTAAATTTAATGGCGAATGCCGAGGAGTTGCCAAAAAGTTCACAGCCGGCAGCAGGTGTCTTTAAAGAGTTATATGATGAACTTGGAAAAGACGGAAGCGAAATTATTTCAATACATATGACAGGCGGCATGAGTGGTACAGTGAAGTCAGCTGAGACAGCAGCAAATATGTCAGATGCTTCAGTAACCGTTATCGATTCGATGTACATTTCCCATGCTTTATCGTTTCAAGTAATTGAGGCTGCTAAAATGGCACAAGAAGGTCATTCGGTTGATGAGATTGTGAATCGACTCCAAGTAATTCGTAAACAAACAGCCCTTTACGTTGTTGTGGATAAACTCGATAACTTAGTAAAAGGCGGAAGAATTGGGAAAGGTCGAGCAATGATTGGATCATTATTAAATATTAAACCTATTGCCACCTTACAAGACGGTGTATATACGCCAGTGGCACAAGTAAGAAGTCATCGCCAAGTAGTCAAACATTTATTTAAAGCGTTTACTGAGCAAACTACTGGGAAAATAATACGTAAAGTCGGAATTTCACATGCCAACGGGCTCGCAATGGCAGAACCGCTAAAGAAAATGATTGAAGAAACTGGCATAAAAGACGTTGCACTTACTTTCACAACCCCAATTATTAGTACACATACGGGCGAAGGTGCTATAGGTTTTATGTTTTACACAGAGATCGAATAA
- a CDS encoding GDSL-type esterase/lipase family protein has protein sequence MRKLLIMIVFSSLLLSGCHPGIFKNLPPVKERPYTAFEKWVIPGVFIQKSIYVIGLGDSLTEGIGDELKMGGYFGRVTTAMAEWQGVKDVEANNLAKRGRRSDQLITQLEGRDVQEQLKKADIILFTIGGNDVMKIVKRDLFELKINAFNEELSRFEKRLDEIFGIIRGLNGNAIIIVGGLYNPFSIVADEATEFDEILEDWNDAIEVRTVLDGKSCFIPVSDLFYSNENMVYHTDFFHPNAKGYVQMANRYIESIDKCNLFKLSDGNFDM, from the coding sequence ATGAGAAAGTTGCTTATTATGATTGTCTTCTCCTCGTTATTGTTGTCGGGGTGTCATCCAGGCATATTCAAAAACCTCCCTCCAGTCAAAGAAAGGCCATATACAGCATTTGAAAAATGGGTAATTCCAGGAGTATTTATTCAGAAATCAATCTACGTGATTGGACTTGGTGATTCATTGACTGAAGGGATAGGCGATGAATTAAAAATGGGCGGCTATTTTGGACGCGTTACAACTGCGATGGCAGAGTGGCAAGGTGTCAAAGATGTTGAAGCGAATAACTTAGCCAAAAGAGGGAGAAGAAGCGATCAGCTTATCACTCAACTTGAAGGCCGTGACGTACAAGAACAACTTAAAAAAGCGGATATCATCTTGTTTACAATCGGTGGAAACGATGTTATGAAAATTGTGAAACGCGATTTATTTGAATTGAAAATCAATGCATTTAATGAAGAACTTTCCCGATTTGAAAAAAGATTGGATGAAATATTTGGTATAATTCGTGGACTCAATGGAAATGCCATCATTATCGTCGGGGGACTTTACAATCCATTTTCAATTGTAGCCGATGAGGCAACAGAATTCGATGAAATTCTGGAGGATTGGAACGATGCGATTGAAGTACGAACTGTGTTGGACGGTAAATCTTGCTTTATACCAGTTTCAGATTTGTTCTATTCAAATGAGAACATGGTTTATCATACGGATTTTTTCCATCCGAATGCGAAAGGGTATGTACAAATGGCAAATCGCTATATCGAAAGTATTGACAAGTGTAATCTATTTAAATTATCGGATGGAAACTTTGATATGTAG